A genome region from Nicotiana tabacum cultivar K326 chromosome 13, ASM71507v2, whole genome shotgun sequence includes the following:
- the LOC107824227 gene encoding dnaJ protein homolog, translating into MFGRGARRSDNSKYYEVLGVSKNSSQDELKKAYRKAAIKNHPDKGGDPEKFKELAHAYEVLSDPEKREIYDQYGEDALKEGMGGGGGGHNPFDIFESFFGGGFGGAFGGGGSFRGSRKKQGENAVHTLRVSLEDLYSGTTKKLSLSRNILCPKCKGKGSKSGASGTCFGCQGTGMRVTTRQIAPGMIQQMQHVCPECRGSGEVISERDRCTQCKGNKITQEKKVLEVNVEKGMQHGQKIVFDGEADEAPDTITGDIIFVLQQKDHSKFRRKSDDLYVEHNLSLTEALCGFQFVLTHLDGRQLLIKSSPGEVIKPDQYKAINDEGMPHYGRPFIKGRLYIHFNVEFPESGFLSPEKCRILETILPPGKRASDMELNDCEETTLHDVNMEEEMRRKEQRRRKEAYDMDDDDEPNVHRMACNQQ; encoded by the exons ATGTTTGGACGGGGTGCAAGGAGGAGTGATAACTCCAAGTACTATGAGGTTCTTGGTGTTTCAAAGAATTCCAGTCAAGATGAACTTAAAAAGGCATATAGAAAAGCTGCTATAAAGAATCACCCTGACAAGGGTGGTGACCCTGAAAAA TTCAAGGAATTGGCTCATGCATATGAAGTTTTAAGTGATCCAGAGAAGAGAGAAATTTATGATCAGTATGGTGAAGATGCGCTTAAAGAAGGAATGGGTGGTGGTGGTGGCGGTCACAACCCATTTGACATATTTGAGTCATTCTTTGGTGGAGGTTTTGGTGGAGCTTTTGGCG GTGGTGGTAGCTTCAGAGGCAGCAGAAAGAAACAAGGTGAAAATGCGGTGCACACTCTACGGGTTTCTCTGGAAGACTTGTACAGTGGCACAACCAAAAAGCTCTCTCTTTCACGGAATATATTGTGCCCGAAGTGTAAAGG GAAAGGTTCAAAGAGTGGAGCCTCTGGAACATGTTTTGGTTGCCAAGGTACTGGAATGCGTGTCACGACAAGACAGATAGCCCCAGGAATGATTCAACAGATGCAACATGTTTGTCCTGAATGCCGAGGCTCAG GAGAGGTTATAAGTGAGAGAGACAGGTGCACTCAGTGCAAGGGAAACAAAATtacacaagaaaagaaagtattgGAAGTGAATGTTGAGAAAGGGATGCAACACGGTCAGAAGATTGTTTTCGACGGGGAAGCTGATGAAGCT CCAGATACCATCACCGGcgatattatttttgtattacaaCAGAAGGATCACTCCAAGTTCAGGCGAAAGTCTGATGATCTTTACGTGGAACACAATCTTAGCTTGACAGAAGCTCTCTGTGGCTTTCAATTTGTTCTGACTCATCTTGACGGCAGGCAGCTTCTGATTAAATCTAGCCCCGGAGAAGTTATAAAGCCTG ATCAATATAAGGCAATAAATGATGAAGGAATGCCCCATTATGGGAGGCCATTCATTAAGGGTCGGCTTTATATCCATTTTAATGTGGAATTTCCAGAATCTGGATTTCTTTCCCCTGAGAAATGCCGCATTCTTGAGACTATTCTGCCACCAGGGAAGCGCGCGTCTGATATGGAGTTAAATGATTGTGAGGAAACCACTTTGCATGATGTCAACATGGAGGAAGAAATGAGGCGCAAGGAGCAGCGACGCAGGAAAGAGGCTTATGATATGGATGACGATGATGAGCCAAATGTGCATCGTATGGCTTgtaaccaacaataa